A section of the Coriobacteriia bacterium genome encodes:
- a CDS encoding glycosyltransferase family 4 protein — protein sequence MRILYIHQFFATRESSHPTRSYEFARRMVADGHEVVMVTGGSRLPAPYGERLFARLDIDGIDVRSVKGAYSNHMGYGRRMLAFLLFVFGGTWLALRAPRPDVVFATSTPLTAGIPGLVASKLRRVPLVFEVRDPWPEAAIQMGALKRGGLIARVAKRLERRLYRDSAAVVGLSPGMVDCILAEGTDPAKIHMIPNCSDLDLFHPGPKDPGLEERYDLAGRFVVGYTGAIGPANAVGTIARAALLLRDRERRDIVVLVAGDGKRLPAVIAYKERHTLDGLRIIGSVPKKDMPALLRTCDVVLSHLAKVPILYTGSPNKLFDGLATGKPIIVNSPGWTRPLVVDNGAGLYVPPEDPHDLADAIEKLADDPEACVRMGRAARALAERDFDRDVLARRLTAVLEDAAKKRGEA from the coding sequence ATGCGCATCCTCTACATCCACCAGTTCTTCGCCACACGCGAGAGCTCGCATCCCACCCGCTCCTACGAGTTCGCTCGCCGCATGGTCGCCGACGGCCACGAGGTCGTCATGGTGACCGGCGGGTCGCGACTTCCCGCACCTTACGGCGAGCGGCTCTTCGCGCGCCTCGACATCGACGGCATCGACGTGCGCTCGGTGAAGGGCGCGTACTCCAACCACATGGGCTACGGCAGGCGGATGCTCGCCTTCCTGCTCTTCGTCTTCGGCGGCACGTGGCTGGCGCTGCGCGCGCCGCGTCCCGACGTCGTCTTCGCGACGTCGACACCTCTGACCGCCGGCATCCCGGGCCTCGTGGCTTCGAAGCTTCGGCGTGTCCCGCTCGTCTTCGAGGTGCGCGACCCATGGCCGGAAGCGGCGATCCAGATGGGGGCGCTCAAGCGGGGCGGCCTCATCGCCAGAGTCGCCAAGCGGCTCGAGCGGCGCCTCTACCGCGACAGCGCGGCGGTCGTCGGGCTCTCGCCGGGCATGGTCGACTGCATCCTCGCCGAGGGGACCGACCCGGCGAAGATCCACATGATCCCGAACTGCTCCGACCTCGACCTCTTCCATCCCGGACCGAAGGACCCCGGACTCGAGGAGCGCTACGACCTAGCCGGCAGATTCGTGGTCGGCTACACCGGCGCGATAGGCCCCGCGAACGCGGTGGGGACGATCGCGCGGGCCGCGCTGCTCCTGAGGGACCGCGAGCGGCGCGACATCGTCGTCCTCGTCGCGGGCGACGGGAAGCGCCTCCCCGCCGTCATCGCGTACAAGGAGCGGCACACGCTCGACGGCCTTCGCATCATCGGCTCCGTGCCGAAGAAGGACATGCCCGCGCTCCTGCGCACCTGCGACGTCGTGCTGTCGCACCTAGCGAAGGTGCCGATCCTCTATACCGGCTCGCCCAACAAGCTCTTCGACGGGCTAGCGACGGGGAAGCCGATCATCGTCAACTCGCCCGGCTGGACGCGGCCGCTCGTCGTCGACAACGGCGCGGGCCTCTACGTACCCCCCGAGGATCCCCACGACCTGGCCGACGCGATCGAGAAGCTCGCCGACGACCCCGAGGCATGCGTACGCATGGGCCGCGCAGCACGCGCCCTCGCCGAGCGGGACTTCGACCGCGACGTGCTCGCGCGGCGGCTCACGGCGGTGCTGGAGGACGCGGCGAAGAAGCGGGGCGAAGCTTAA
- a CDS encoding LCP family protein — protein sequence MGKHSGSMLTSGGKGGRDPRDRDAAVRARRAERDRRRGLVESEPELPIHRERRHTALKRTGLAVLALLMVVALAGSAWAYFFMRGVETDMQRAVKADPKVSKALAPKPEPMKPFTVLLIGSDYFGRDSDARADTIILAKVDPATKKVWMISVPRDTRVDIPGHGHGKINVTYKYGGAALTVKTVEQLLGTPVNHYMEVSFRAFKEAVDAMGGIWIDVDLEIDDRKAASFSPGHSAYHIDPGYQKLDGTYALTYVRSRDFPDADFTRMRHQQTFFKALVKQALRVGNWWRLPSMVRVFARYTRTDMSVGEIITLARAMRGMSEGNLQAATLIGEWHSPYIITDETVRANLIQALKTGGDIETTTTPPGARAPQRITVTVRNGAGISGVGKEAASVLEQAGYRVVEVGNANQFVYANTLIVFQHDAPSATMVSRALGVGETVESRGMYAFTTDVLVVVGKDWRTTHPTSTVLPLR from the coding sequence TTGGGAAAGCATTCGGGCAGCATGCTCACGTCGGGCGGCAAAGGCGGGCGCGACCCTCGCGACCGGGATGCCGCGGTGCGGGCCCGCCGCGCGGAGCGCGATCGGCGCCGCGGGCTCGTCGAGTCCGAACCCGAGCTGCCCATACATCGCGAGAGGCGCCACACCGCGCTCAAGCGCACGGGGCTCGCCGTGCTCGCGTTGCTCATGGTGGTAGCCCTCGCCGGCAGTGCGTGGGCGTACTTCTTCATGCGCGGCGTCGAGACCGACATGCAGCGCGCAGTCAAGGCCGACCCCAAGGTGTCCAAGGCCCTAGCGCCGAAGCCGGAGCCGATGAAGCCGTTCACGGTGCTTTTGATCGGCAGCGACTACTTCGGCCGGGACTCGGACGCGCGCGCCGACACCATAATCCTCGCGAAGGTGGATCCCGCGACGAAGAAGGTGTGGATGATCTCGGTCCCGCGCGATACGCGGGTGGACATCCCTGGACACGGGCACGGGAAGATCAACGTGACGTACAAGTACGGCGGCGCCGCGCTGACCGTCAAGACCGTCGAGCAGCTGCTCGGCACGCCGGTCAACCACTACATGGAGGTGAGCTTCCGGGCGTTCAAGGAAGCCGTCGACGCGATGGGCGGCATCTGGATCGACGTCGACCTCGAGATCGACGACCGCAAGGCGGCCAGTTTCAGCCCGGGACACTCCGCGTACCACATCGACCCGGGCTACCAGAAGCTCGACGGGACGTATGCGCTCACCTACGTGCGCAGCCGCGACTTCCCGGACGCCGACTTCACGCGGATGCGCCACCAGCAGACGTTCTTCAAGGCGCTGGTCAAGCAAGCGCTGCGGGTCGGCAACTGGTGGCGGTTGCCGAGCATGGTCCGCGTCTTCGCACGGTACACGCGCACCGACATGAGCGTCGGCGAGATCATCACGCTGGCGAGGGCGATGCGCGGGATGAGCGAAGGGAACCTTCAGGCCGCGACGCTGATCGGCGAGTGGCACAGCCCCTACATCATCACGGACGAGACGGTCCGGGCGAACCTGATCCAGGCGCTCAAGACCGGAGGGGACATCGAGACGACCACGACACCGCCGGGCGCCCGCGCGCCGCAGCGGATCACCGTGACCGTGCGCAACGGCGCTGGCATCTCGGGTGTGGGCAAGGAGGCCGCGTCCGTGCTCGAGCAGGCAGGGTACCGCGTCGTCGAGGTGGGCAACGCCAACCAGTTCGTCTACGCGAACACGCTGATCGTCTTCCAGCACGATGCGCCTTCCGCGACGATGGTCTCCCGGGCGCTGGGAGTCGGCGAGACCGTCGAGAGCCGGGGTATGTACGCGTTCACGACGGACGTGCTCGTGGTGGTCGGCAAAGACTGGCGCACGACGCACCCGACGTCGACGGTCCTGCCGCTGCGGTAG
- the wecB gene encoding UDP-N-acetylglucosamine 2-epimerase (non-hydrolyzing): MLITSVVGARPQFIKAAPVCRALRAGHEEVLVHSGQHYDHGMSAVFFEQLGIPEPDVDLAVGSGGHGKQTGEMLALIEDLLLQRRPDAVLVYGDTNTTLAGALAAAKLGIPVVHVEAGLRSFDRTMPEEINRVLVDHLAELLLCPTAVAVRNLAAEGVTEGVELVGDVMLDTARFFVEGFDGAAVLAEHGVEPRGYYLATLHRAATSDDPERLASVVRAFGRLDMPVLWAVHPRTAKNLDGFGLRPLLETLPGIVPLEPLPYLETNALLRDAAALLTDSGGMQKEAYFLGVPCVTLRDTTEWVETVDFGWNTLAGTDEDRIVAAVAGLTYPPVHPDVYGDGHAAQAIVAAMERRFGGVT, encoded by the coding sequence ATGCTGATAACCTCCGTCGTCGGGGCCAGGCCCCAGTTCATCAAGGCCGCGCCGGTCTGCCGCGCGCTGCGTGCCGGTCACGAGGAGGTGCTCGTCCACTCGGGGCAGCACTACGACCACGGCATGTCGGCGGTCTTCTTCGAGCAGCTGGGCATCCCCGAGCCGGACGTCGACCTCGCCGTCGGATCCGGCGGTCACGGGAAGCAGACCGGGGAGATGCTCGCCCTAATCGAGGACCTGTTGCTTCAGCGCCGGCCCGACGCGGTGCTCGTCTACGGAGACACGAACACGACGCTCGCGGGCGCGCTCGCCGCGGCGAAGCTGGGGATCCCCGTCGTGCACGTCGAGGCGGGGCTGCGGTCCTTCGACCGCACGATGCCCGAGGAGATCAACCGTGTCCTCGTCGACCACCTCGCCGAGCTCCTACTGTGTCCGACGGCGGTCGCCGTGCGCAATCTGGCCGCCGAAGGCGTCACCGAGGGCGTAGAGCTCGTCGGCGACGTCATGCTCGACACAGCGCGCTTCTTCGTGGAGGGGTTCGACGGCGCCGCCGTCCTGGCGGAGCACGGTGTCGAGCCGCGCGGATACTACCTCGCCACGCTGCACCGAGCGGCTACTAGCGACGATCCCGAGCGGCTCGCGTCGGTGGTGCGCGCCTTCGGGAGGCTCGACATGCCCGTGCTTTGGGCCGTCCACCCGCGCACCGCGAAGAACCTCGACGGGTTCGGCCTGCGACCGCTGCTCGAGACGCTCCCGGGTATCGTGCCGCTGGAGCCCCTGCCGTACCTGGAGACCAACGCGCTGCTGCGCGACGCAGCCGCGCTGCTCACCGACTCGGGCGGCATGCAGAAGGAGGCGTACTTCCTCGGCGTCCCCTGCGTGACGCTGCGCGACACGACCGAGTGGGTCGAGACCGTCGACTTCGGGTGGAACACCCTAGCGGGCACCGACGAGGACCGCATCGTCGCTGCCGTGGCCGGCCTTACGTACCCTCCGGTCCATCCCGACGTGTACGGGGACGGTCACGCCGCCCAGGCGATCGTCGCCGCCATGGAGCGGCGATTCGGGGGCGTGACCTAG